Proteins from one Anopheles nili chromosome 2, idAnoNiliSN_F5_01, whole genome shotgun sequence genomic window:
- the LOC128730935 gene encoding uncharacterized protein LOC128730935 gives WCGKFVLSVDLQTLLECPISAVMMRPSTLDIKTNYHDGCYMFMRDTYRCWKAHMECDENSCIEEYFADLQQSLSRKQVRDIVFTMKNVTRSPAVRTISSKLQAAQPTISQPSFSMASQQNPSPSVPENCQQKQDRPLVERLTFGEFTAIASCTKCFGRQSSFHAVRARNGEELGSVLANSSTTNAEPSAGPEVFLGGSCNPTTWRADVAIPTLDKLGISFYNPQVSHWTPDLIELEHRAKEKAKVLFFVLDSQTRSTAGAIEVAHIAGQNSKYLLLVLLPYSSRQKILNETLSEDEYMDLMSNQFMLRQLVLRRGLPVLDSISTALEQVKEVLLGNCYPQPPVNLASRLISLRRTFERFTADTVDATRISLEQCQRALCSLGYPENVSSLGNIQNILLCYEEVTGLAVQTELIRRNDAEHVLISFEEFCIVDACVSILMLDFYEHNCTSPIKGTNLQQPPVYLTDLQAWNQTNPEHSPFENGPLRSPRTFVLPTGEESTVVENGTGDTRLVGPLSNSSSGSDICRSSSVDTESGNALKHSHAFTVTIDEPRAFTFDGDLFDDDEPLLGRIEARDVYLGGSCWMKTSWRQRCAFPALKRHQLSYYVSALHEGFCCRKPENLCDGNGQQQFDPQRSLRYDAAMIDACRIVIFAITNETRSLAPMTMAAHYIGLGYNVVLCVQMLSSNDSSPNGHKPTLSSSAIKDYNRGRAYLIDLAKRHGIPVYEGLEETFDSVINRLRNCTVRYSN, from the exons TGGTGTGGAAAGTTTGTTTTGTCTGTTGATTTGCAAACGCTGCTCGAGTGTC CTATCTCTGCGGTCATGATGCGCCCCAGCACGTTAGATATCAAAACAAACTACCACGACGGGTGCTACATGTTCATGAG AGACACATACAGATGCTGGAAAGCGCACATGGAGTGTGATGAAAATTCCTGCATCGAAGAGTACTTCGCCGATCTGCAACAGTCGCTCTCACGGAAACAAG TTCGTGATATAGTGTTTACGATGAAAAATGTCACACGATCGCCTGCCGTGAGGACGATTTCTAGTAAACTTCAAGCAGCCCAACCAACCATATCGCAACCGTCCTTTTCCATGGCATCACAGCAAAACCCTTCCCCGAGCGTGCCTGAAAACTGCCAGCAGAAACAAGACCGACCGTTGGTGGAACGGTTAACATTCGGTGAATTTACTGCGATAGCATCTTGTACGAAATGTTTTGG CCGACAGTCATCGTTTCACGCCGTACGGGCGCGTAATGGCGAGGAGCTTGGCAGCGTTTTGGCAAATTCTTCCACCACCAATGCGGAACCGTCCGCCGGGCCGGAAGTTTTCCTCGGTGGCTCCTGTAACCCTACGACCTGGCGGGCGGATGTCGCCATACCGACACTCGATAAGCTGggaatttcattttataatCCA CAAGTTTCTCACTGGACACCGGACCTAATCGAGCTCGAACACCGCGCCAAGGAAAAGGCGAAggtattgttttttgttctcgacTCGCAGACCCGCTCGACTGCGGGAGCGATCGAGGTGGCACATATCGCAGGGCAGAACTCGAAATATTTATTACTTGTGCTATTGCCGTACTCCAGCAGACAGAAAATTCTCAATGAAACCTTATCGGAAGA CGAGTATATGGATCTCATGAGCAATCAGTTTATGCTAAGGCAACTGGTCCTTCGCCGTGGGCTGCCGGTCCTGGATAGCATTTCCACAGCCTTGGAGCAGGTGAAGGAAGTTCTTCTCGGCAATTGCTACCCCCAACCTCCAGTGAATCTTGCTTCTCGGTTAAT TTCATTGCGACGAACGTTTGAGCGATTTACAGCAGATACGGTAGATGCTACCCGTATCAGCCTGGAACAATGCCAGCGAGCACTGTGTAGTTTAGGCTATCCAGAAAACGTGAGCTCACTGGGCAACATTCAAAACATTCTGCTGTGTTACGAGGAGGTTACTGGATTAGCCGTCCAAACGGAACTCATCAGACGGAACGACGCCGAGCATGTACTTATTAGTTTTGAAGAGTTTTGCATTGTAGACGCATGTGTCTCGATATTGATGCTCGATTTCTACGAGCATAACTGCACATCGCCGATAAAGGGCACAAATCTGCAGCAGCCTCCTGTCTACTTGACGGATTTGCAAG CCTGGAATCAGACGAACCCCGAACATTCGCCGTTCGAAAACGGCCCGCTCCGAAGTCCGCGGACTTTTGTGTTGCCGACGGGCGAAGAATCAACGGTTGTTGAGAATGGAACAGGTGATACCCGTTTGGTTGGTCcactcagcaacagcagcagcggtagTGACATCTGTCGCTCTTCCTCCGTCGATACCGAGTCGGGCAATGCATTGAAGCATTCTCACGCATTCACGGTCACGATTGATGAACCACGTGCATTTACTTTCGACGGTGATCTcttcgacgacgatgaaccgCTGCTCGGACGGATCGAGGCGCGCGACGTCTATCTCGGCGGAAGTTGCTGGATGAAAACCAGTTGGCGGCAAAGGTGTGCCTTTCCGGCGCTTAAACGCCACCAACTAAGCTACTACGTGTCGGCCCTCCACGAGGGGTTTTGCTGCCGTAAGCCGGAGAACCTTTGCGACGGTAACGGCCAGCAGCAGTTTGATCCGCAGCGATCCTTGCGTTACGATGCCGCCATGATCGACGCCTGCCGCATCGTCATCTTTGCGATTACGAATGAAACACGATCTTTAGCACCCATGACAATGGCCGCGCACTACATCGGTCTCGGATACAACGTTGTGCTGTGCGTGCAGATGCTTTCCTCGAACGATTCATCACCCAATGGGCACAAACCAACA CTATCTTCTTCAGCCATCAAAGACTACAACCGTGGGCGGGCTTACTTAATTGATCTGGCCAAACGGCACGGCATTCCAGTGTACGAGGGCTTGGAGGAAACCTTTGACAGTGTAATCAATCGGTTAAGGAATTGTACTGTAAGATACTCAAACTAG